In Luteolibacter arcticus, the genomic stretch CCGGGGAGTACCAGTGACCTTTTCGTCACACTACGCCGCCGTTCCGGCAAGCAGGGAGGATGCCGAACACTATTGGCAAGATGCCCCAGCTACGCTTGAGCGACCAAGGCCGGGCCTGCCTGCCGGTATCAGGCGCTTTCCTGTTGGTAAGCGCGGTCGAGTTCGGCGATGGAACTACTAGAGTCGCCGTACAAGGAGTCGTCCAGCAGGCGGCTGGCGAGATCGATGTTGAAGGATACCGCCCCACCTTGCCCACGGAGGCCGGCATTGTCATGGGCGAGGTCCACCTGTGCCTCGATGCGGGCCAGGTCGCTCTCGATCTCTTCCATCGTTTCCTCGCGGCGTTCGGCGCTTTGGAGGCGCTGGCGGAGGAGTCGCAAGGTGGCCTTCTTCGACTCGAGCAGGGAAGGGGTGATCTCCGGATCGCGGAGGTCTTCTTCCAGGGCCGCGATCTTGGCAGCAAGTCCCTGTTCCTTCTGGCTGCTGCCGATGGACTCCAGATTGCCCTGCGCCACGAGCAGCTTGAGATAGATCCAGCCGAGCTTCTTCAAGGCGTCGCGGTTGGCATCGATCTCGAAGTCCTCCTTCTCCGAATCGCGGTGGAGCTGGAGGATTCGCGCGGTCCTTTGTTCCAAGGCGGCGAGCCGGGCTTGGGCGGTCTCTCCGAGTTTCGCGGCGAGCGCGTGGCGCTGCTCGGCGGCGGACTCCTCGCTGAGATCGAGTTCCTGGGCGTCCACCAGTTTGCGGAAGCGCGCGCTGGTGGTCAGAGCGAAGAGATAGGCCGCCTCCAAGCCGAGGCCCAGCAGCCAGAAGCCGGGGTGGCCGAAGCCGAGGATCACCATCCCGGCCACAGCGATGGCATTGGCGGGCAGTCGGCCGAGCCCGGCGATTTCCGGAGATGCCCAAAAGGCGGCTGTGAGGTAGCGGAACATGCAGAGCGGCGGATCTGCCATCAGCGGCCGCGCTGGTTGCGCTGCCAGATGGCGAGGAGGTTGTTGATCACCTCGGCGCGTGGCGTTTCACCCATGGTGGGGAGATCGATCTTGATGCCGAACTTTTCCCCGGTGACGAAGGGGCTGTCCGGGAACTTTATGGGCACCGAGGGATTGCCCGGGCGGAAGCCGTGCTTCAATGACTCGCGCTGGATCGGTTCGCTGAGCAGGAAGTCGAGGAAGGTGTCTGCGGCCTTGCGCTGCGCGTCGCTGCTCCACGGTGCGTCGATCACGTAGTAGGGATTGTCGTTCCAAGCATTGAAGCGCGGATACTCCACATGCAGCGTGCCCCAGCGGCCCTCGGCACTCTTGATGTAGTCGATCACGACGCTCTCGTAGACGACGAGCGCGTCGAAGGTGGACGGTCCGCGCAGCACCATGTCCCGCATCATGTTGCCGGTGGAGTTCGACATGCCGGAGGCGGCGTTTTCGATGTCGTTCATCCAGGCTTGGAACTGCGGATCGAGGATGTCCTTCAGGTTGAGGCCGCGGCTCTTCTTGTGATAATCGCAGGCCATGAGCACCAGGGTCATCAGGCCGCTGTTCGATTGGTTCGGGTGGGTGTGGCCGAGCTTGAAGATGCCCCACTCGGGCTTTTGGGCGATGGCATCCCAGCCGCCGGGCTCCTTCAGCGCCTTGCCGACGGTCTCGAAGCTCACCTCCTTGTATTTCGCCACGAAAGCCTCATGGCGCTCCTGCCACATCACGAATACCATCGGGCTGAGGGCCAGCGCCTCCTTGCGAAGGATCGGATTTTTGTTGTGCTTGATCTGCCATTCCTGGGTGAAGACGTCCTCGTAGAGCGCGCTGGCGGGGCTCCACACATTCAGGCGTTGGTCGCCATTGAGAATGGCCTGCGCGCCTTCCAACGAACCCATCGGAATGAGATCGACGGTGATGCCGGCACCTTCCTTGGAAGAGGCGAATTGCTCCACCGCCCAGAGCAGCCAGCGTTGCTTCTCGGTGCCGTAGGCGATGCCGATCTTCACCGGCGAGGCACCCGGCTGTGGCGTGGTGACCGCCGGTCCGGCCTGGGGACCATTCCCCGGCGAGGTGACCAGCGGCTTCTTCGCGAAGAGAGCATAGGCACCATAGCAGCAGGCACCGATGAAGACGAAGATCAGCAGTTTTCCGAGGAGTGTGAGTCTGGGGCCTTCTGGCATGAGCTGTTAGAAAAAGGTGGAGATGTCCTTGAAGACCTCGCGGATGTTCTTCGGATTGCCTTCGTAGAACTTCGCCTGGGTGGCGTCGGCGATCTTCTTCAGCACATCGCTCTGTCCGCCGGCATCGTAGCCGATGGTGAAGACGCGGATGGTCTTGGTCTCATTGTCGGAGCGGATCTCGTTCAAGAGGCGTTCGAGCTGGATGCTGCTGTGAGTGTCCGCGCCGTCGGTGAGGACGACGATGGCGCTGATCTTGTCGCGATTCTGCGTGGCGGAGGCGAGTTGATCGCGGTAGGCCGTGCTGATGGCATCGTAGAGAGCGGTGCCGCCATTGGCAATCAGCGAGCCGATCTCCGCCATCGCCTGTGGGCGGCTGCCCTTGAGCACGGCCGCCGGCTTGGAGGGGAAGACCCGCTCGTTGAAAGGGAGCAGACGGAAGGAATCGCCATCGCCGAGCAGCTTGACCAGCTCTTGGCCGCCGATGCGCGCATTCTGCATCCGCTGGTTCTCATTCATGCTGCCGGAGACATCCATCACCAGGGTGATGTGGGAGTGCTTCTTGTTCTCCCGCCACAGGCGCGTAATGGCATCCATTACCTGAGGCTGCGGGACTTCCAAGGTCGTCTGTGGCTCGCGGGGATTCACGCCGTGGGCGACATCGATCGGCGCGGCCAGTGGGAGATCGGCGAGCGCCGGGCGGAAGCCGAATTCCATGGCGCGCTGCTGCTGCGGCCGGGCGAGCAGGTAGGCGAGGTATTGCTTGGCCGCCTCTCGGTGCTCGGGCGTGACCCACTCGCGATTGACGATGCCCGCGGGATGGTCGCTCCAGAAGGTGCCCTCCTTCGGATAGATCGCCACCACGGGAAAGGCCATCGAGTCCTTGTTGGCGGCGGCTTCGATCACCATGTTTTCGTAGAGCACCGCGGCGCTGACGTAGGAGGGGCCGTTCGCGAACATCTTCTTGCCGAAGAAGCCAGTCGAACTGCCGTAGTGCACCACCGAGCGCTCGATGCTGCCGAGAAAGCGTGCGGTCTCCGGCTTCGCAACATCTTCCAGGGTGAGGCCGGCGGTCTTGCCGGTGGCGGCATAGACTTCCGCGAAGAGGGAGATGAGGCCGCTGTTGCTGAACTCGGGGTGGGTGTGGGCGAACTTGAAGCTGCCCCACTGCGGAAAGCCCTTCGAGGCCCAACCCTGCGGGTCGGCGGAAAGCGCGAGGATGTCCGCCCAGCCGACCGGTTGCTTGCCCCAGCCGAGGGCCTCGGCCATGGGCTGCCACATCGCGATCACCACGGGGGAGAGCACGAGGTTCTCCGTGGGGCCGATGAGGTCCTGGCCGGTCTTGGCGCGCCACTTGGCATTTCCTACGCCGATGAAGGCGGCGGAGGCAGGGCTGGCGACGTGCGCTTGATCTGTGCCCTCGACAAGGCCGTCGATCAATTCGCCGGAGCCCTTTGGTACGCCGCGCACGAAGATCGTTTTGCCGGAAGCGGTCTTGAGCTTGGAGCGATTGAAGTCGGCGGTCACCGCCTTAACCCATTCCTCCTTCTCCGAGCCGAAGGTGAAGAGGAGCTCGATCGCATTTTCTCCGGGTTCCGGGGCATCGGCAGCGGCATTGCTGCCAGAGGCCGAAGAAGTCGAGGAACCAGACTTGCGGCAGGAAGTGATGAGCAGTGCCAGCGCGAACGCCGCAAGGAGCCGGAAAAACTGTCGAGGCATGATGGGATGCTGGAGACCGCGGCGAACTTCACAAGCAGCGAACTGCGGTTTGGCGGTGGAAAACCGGAGCTAGTTTGGATATGCGGTGGGGAATGAGATCCGGCTCTTGTGACGTTTTTGTCACTGTTGCGTGGCGGTCGCATCGGATGGGTTGGCGACCCGCCCTCGTTGCCCTTGCTGGAGTCAATCGGATCCACCGCGCACCACTCGCACGAGCAGATTCGCGAGTTCGCCCTTTTCACGGATTGCGGCGTCCACCCGTCTGGCGAGCGATGCGGAATCGCGATCTTCCGTGCGAACGATGATTCCCGCATGGGTGGGGATCATCCGGTGAAGCTGTACGAAGTCCCGGCGGTTGAGGGTGATCACGCTACGGCAGGATGCGGTGGCGAACGTCAGAACCGCATCGTCCTCGATCCGCCGGTTGGACTTTCCTGCCTCATGTCGTGAGCACGTCGTGGCCGAGCGCGCGCAAATGAACCACGACTTCGACGGGGAAGTTCTCGTTGGCGTAGAGGCTGGCCGTGTCACTCCGCGGTGTCGTTCTCGCGGATCTCGCGGTCGATTTCCTGCGGGTGACGGTCGACGTAATGCCAGGCGTTGAGCAGGTCGGAGGCTTGCAGGGTGGGGAAGTTTCGCAGGATCTCCGCGTCATCCGCACCGAGCCTGCGCCAGGATTCCAAGGACCATACCGGGATACGGGTGCCAGCGACACGAGCGGACCCGCCGCACACACGAGGATCGAACTCGATTCCGGGCAATTGATCGGCAAGGTCCGCCGCCATCCAGACAACCAGGCGCGCGCGCTCTTGCCGTGGCAGCGATGCTACCAGTGACTTGGCTTGATCAAAGGTTACCGCCACGTAGGAAGATTGCTTCATCAGGCCCGGTTCGTCAGCGCCAGGCCGACAGCGCGGTGCCGGTCGGAAGCGTCGAAACGCCGCGATGCGACCGGGTTTTTGGTTGGCGAGCATTCATGACCCCGCGTTGACATTCCCGGCTTCGCCCGGCTTGTTAGCGGCATGCTCCGACGCTTGGAAATCCTGGACCGCCGATTGTCGGAGACGGATGCGGAGGACGCGCGGATCCTGCTCTACATCGCGCCTGACGAGGCGGAGCGGAAGCATCTGACGGAGGATCTCGGGATTGACCCGCACACGCTGGCGTCCGCGAGCGATCCGGACGAGCTGGGCCGGGTCGAGTTCGAGCCAGGGCACGCTGCGATCATCTTCAAGCGTCCGAAGCAATACTGCGCCGACGACAACTTCTTTTTCAAGATCAGCTCGGTCGGCATCTTCCTCTTTCGGGAGAGGCTGGTGTTCGTGGTGGCGGAGGACAACCTGCGCTTCGAGGGAAAGCATTTCCAACAGATCAACAGCCTCGAGGAGCTGCTGCTGAAGGTGCTCTTCCGTTGCATCTGGCACTTCGAGGAGCACCTCAAGGTCTTCAACATGATCGCCGAGGAGCTGGAACACAAAGTGAACCTCTCGATGGAGAACAAGCACCTGCTGCACATGTTCACGCTCGAGAAGAGCCTCGTGTATTACCTCAATGCAATCAGCAGCAATGGCCGGGTGATCGACAAGCTCAAGGCGACCGCGGCGCGCCTGAGATTCACCGCGGAGGATGTCGAGTTCCTGGATGACATCACCATCGAGAACTCGCAGTGCCACGAAATGGCCACGACCTACAGCCACGTTTTGGCGAGTCTGGTGGGCGCGCGTGTCAGCGTGGTGAGCAACAACCTCAACGTGCTGATGAAGCGGCTGATGATCGTCACCATCGGCCTGATGCTTCCCACCGCGGTCTTCAGCATCTTCGGCATGAACGTGAAATTGCCCATCAGCGAGGACAGCGGGGCCTTGGGTTTCTGGATCATCATTGTCGTGGCGATCCTCTCGAGCGCGGCCGTGTTCATGATGTACCGCTGGAAGAAGCTCTAATGATCCACCGATAGGGGCGGGAGCACTTAGGTCGATTACGGCGAGCTTCCCTCAACCCGCTCGCCGGCCTCCTTGATCAACAGCTCCGCGATCGTCCAGTCGAACCAGTAGGGAGGAATCGGCTTCCCTCGCTCGAAGTCCTTGCCGTCGCAGGACGTCGCGAGATCGCGGGCCCTTTGCAAGGCTTCGCCCGCCAGAGCGACGTGGCCTAATTTGGCGTGGATCATGGCGGCGACCGCTTCCAAGGACGCTTCGCAGGAACTCTTGCGGTCCGGCATGGCAAGCCCGAGTCCGCAGGCCCGCATGGCCTCGGGACCATTGCCGGCCCTCAAATGAAAAAGGGAAAGCGAGAGCGCTGACCAGGGCGGGCACGGAGTCTGGCGGGGATCGCCAAGCATTTCGACGTCGCGGCGCAACTGCCCGAGCAGGGGTTCATTGGCAGGATGAATGAGGCACACTTTCAGGAGATGCTCCGCCTTCTGCGTGCCTGTAGCGGGCGTGTAGCGTTCCATGACCTCGTCGCGGAAAGCCAGATACTCGGCCTGATCCTCCTTCAAGAGCGCGGCACCGATCGCCATGAGGTCGTCTCCCTGGAGGATCTTCTGCGGGGAATCCTGACGATTG encodes the following:
- a CDS encoding DUF433 domain-containing protein; the protein is MKQSSYVAVTFDQAKSLVASLPRQERARLVVWMAADLADQLPGIEFDPRVCGGSARVAGTRIPVWSLESWRRLGADDAEILRNFPTLQASDLLNAWHYVDRHPQEIDREIRENDTAE
- a CDS encoding VWA domain-containing protein; translation: MPRQFFRLLAAFALALLITSCRKSGSSTSSASGSNAAADAPEPGENAIELLFTFGSEKEEWVKAVTADFNRSKLKTASGKTIFVRGVPKGSGELIDGLVEGTDQAHVASPASAAFIGVGNAKWRAKTGQDLIGPTENLVLSPVVIAMWQPMAEALGWGKQPVGWADILALSADPQGWASKGFPQWGSFKFAHTHPEFSNSGLISLFAEVYAATGKTAGLTLEDVAKPETARFLGSIERSVVHYGSSTGFFGKKMFANGPSYVSAAVLYENMVIEAAANKDSMAFPVVAIYPKEGTFWSDHPAGIVNREWVTPEHREAAKQYLAYLLARPQQQRAMEFGFRPALADLPLAAPIDVAHGVNPREPQTTLEVPQPQVMDAITRLWRENKKHSHITLVMDVSGSMNENQRMQNARIGGQELVKLLGDGDSFRLLPFNERVFPSKPAAVLKGSRPQAMAEIGSLIANGGTALYDAISTAYRDQLASATQNRDKISAIVVLTDGADTHSSIQLERLLNEIRSDNETKTIRVFTIGYDAGGQSDVLKKIADATQAKFYEGNPKNIREVFKDISTFF
- a CDS encoding substrate-binding domain-containing protein → MPEGPRLTLLGKLLIFVFIGACCYGAYALFAKKPLVTSPGNGPQAGPAVTTPQPGASPVKIGIAYGTEKQRWLLWAVEQFASSKEGAGITVDLIPMGSLEGAQAILNGDQRLNVWSPASALYEDVFTQEWQIKHNKNPILRKEALALSPMVFVMWQERHEAFVAKYKEVSFETVGKALKEPGGWDAIAQKPEWGIFKLGHTHPNQSNSGLMTLVLMACDYHKKSRGLNLKDILDPQFQAWMNDIENAASGMSNSTGNMMRDMVLRGPSTFDALVVYESVVIDYIKSAEGRWGTLHVEYPRFNAWNDNPYYVIDAPWSSDAQRKAADTFLDFLLSEPIQRESLKHGFRPGNPSVPIKFPDSPFVTGEKFGIKIDLPTMGETPRAEVINNLLAIWQRNQRGR
- a CDS encoding magnesium transporter CorA family protein, which gives rise to MLRRLEILDRRLSETDAEDARILLYIAPDEAERKHLTEDLGIDPHTLASASDPDELGRVEFEPGHAAIIFKRPKQYCADDNFFFKISSVGIFLFRERLVFVVAEDNLRFEGKHFQQINSLEELLLKVLFRCIWHFEEHLKVFNMIAEELEHKVNLSMENKHLLHMFTLEKSLVYYLNAISSNGRVIDKLKATAARLRFTAEDVEFLDDITIENSQCHEMATTYSHVLASLVGARVSVVSNNLNVLMKRLMIVTIGLMLPTAVFSIFGMNVKLPISEDSGALGFWIIIVVAILSSAAVFMMYRWKKL
- a CDS encoding DUF5615 family PIN-like protein, producing the protein MTRPASTPTRTSPSKSWFICARSATTCSRHEAGKSNRRIEDDAVLTFATASCRSVITLNRRDFVQLHRMIPTHAGIIVRTEDRDSASLARRVDAAIREKGELANLLVRVVRGGSD